In Salvelinus alpinus chromosome 22, SLU_Salpinus.1, whole genome shotgun sequence, one genomic interval encodes:
- the LOC139548767 gene encoding putative nuclease HARBI1, giving the protein MKAQNCVFLSALTMACPFVRDVVDEEALVLRRAFRRERVFRDRLDPLAFPDDHLYERYRFSADGIRYLCRLLGPRIKHRTARSHALSVEQMVCVALRFFASGAFLYSVGDAEQLNKATICRTIRSVCLAIKALADVFISFPGHRRLCDIKEEFYRIAGFPNVIGAVDCTHIRIKAPSGAHEADFVNRKSFHSINVQMVCNADCVISNVVAKWPGSVHDSRIFRASEIYQCLSQGEFSGVLLGDRGYGCQPFLLTPFTDPQEAQQAYNHAHARTRARVEMTFGLLKARFHCLHKLRVSPVRACDITVACAVLHNVACLRKERAPRVPPAMDWDNPAIFPDDDSGRLLRDQYVLNYFS; this is encoded by the exons atgaaggcccaaaattgtgtgttcctttctgctctgacaatggcatgcccattcgtgcgagatgtggtggatgaagaagcacttgtgctgaggagagccttcaggcgagaaagggtcttcagggaccggttggacccactggccttccctgacgaccatctatatgaaagatacaggttttctgcagatggcatcaggtatctatgcagactactgggtcccaggattaagcaccgcactgcacggagccatgcactgagtgtggagcaaatggtttgtgtggccttgcgcttttttgctagtggagccttcctgtactcagtgggggatgcagaacagctgaacaaggccacaatttgccgcacaataaggagtgtgtgtctggctatcaaagcattagcagatgtcttcatctccttccctggccacagaagactctgtgacatcaaagaggagttctataggattgcag gtttccccaatgtcattggtgcagtggactgcacacacataaggataaaagccccctcaggtgcccatgaggccgattttgtgaataggaaatcctttcacagcattaatgttcag atggtctgcaatgctgactgtgtgatcagcaatgttgtggcaaaatggcctggctcagtccatgactccagaatctttcgggcctctgaaatctatcagtgcctatcacaag gtgaattctctggtgtgttgctgggagacagggggtatggctgccagccttttctcctgacacctttcacagacccccaggaagcacagcaggcctacaaccatgcccatgccaggaccagggccagagttgaaatgacctttggcctcctgaaggcacgctttcactgccttcacaaattaagggtcagccctgttagggcatgtgatattactgtggcttgtgctgtcctccacaatgtggcctgcctgaggaaggagagggcccccagagtgccaccagccatggactgggacaatccggcaatcttccctgatgacgacagtggtcggctgctgagggaccaatatgtgttgaattattttagttag